DNA sequence from the Nitrospirae bacterium CG2_30_53_67 genome:
GCTCTGGAGATTCTCGGCATGGGCCAATGGTAAACAATGCAGAATGTGAAGTCAAGTAAAAATGGGCGCTGTCCCTATTTAAACCCATCAGGCAGTAGGCCCATATTTTGAGTGAATATTTGCTGCTGTATGTCTTGAGCCATTCAAGATAAAACAGGTAATCGTCTTTTCTTTCAAAGACGCTCTGCCGGTAATTGCCCCGTTGGGTGATGTGATGAGGAAAACCTACAGCTACGGCTCTGGAGATTCTCGGCATGGGCCAATGGTAAACAATGCAGAATGTGAAGTCAAGTAAAATGGGCGCTGTCCCTATTTATAAAAAGTTATTTCCATGATGAAATATAAGATACTCGCTATCATTACGATAGCGGTTTTATCGGGATGTGCATCAGTGAGACTGAAACAGCTCGGATAAACGTCTTTCTCACCGATGTTCATGAAGAAATTGTGTCTTTGTGGCTCAGGTTTTTTTGCTATGCACAAAATGGGTTTTACGGTATATTGTGGAAAAAATACAGGGCAGGGTGCGGACGATGCAGGAGACCCAGGAGCAAGGATTGCAGATTGCGGAGCCTGAAGGACCGTTTGAGGCCATGGACCGGGCCTTTCTGATCCTGCGTATTCTGGTTTTGTTCGGCGGTTTCGGATGGATTTATTTTGCGCCTCTTTCCATTGACAATAAAGCACAGGTCCTTCTGGTTTTCGTATTTTATTCCTTTTACACGGCTGCGCTCTATATCACTATTTTCTTCAATCAGGAACGGATTCGTGTCTTCTATATTGTGGGGCTGATCTTTGATCTGATCTTCATCTTCCTCCTGTTGATGCTGACAGGAGGGGCTGCAAGCAGTTTTTTCATCGGTTTTTATATTCTGGTGGCCCTCCATTCCTTTTATTACGGTCTCACGGTCGGGCTGCTTGTGTCGTTTGCATCGAGCCTGATCTATTTTGTAAGTTATGTGAACAGCGGGTTTCCCATACACTGGACCGATTTCGCGCTCAGAATCAGCTTTCTTTTCTTGCTTTCCATCATGGCAGGACTCCTTACCGGCAAGATGAAGCAGGATAGAGAGAGGATTGATCACTTAAATCAAAAACTGAACGAGTCGCTTCTGGATCTTGAAAAAGTACACAAGAAGCTGATTGAGACGGCCAAGCTCACGGCGCTTGGCCGGATGACCGCGGACGTGGCCCACGAGATCAGAAACCCCTTGGTGACCATCGGAGGATTTGCAAGACGGTGCAACAGCAAGATAGACCCGAACTCTCCGGAAAAGAAATATTCCAAGATCATTGTTGATGAGGTTGAACGGCTGGAGAAGATTCTCCGGGACCTTTTGGTTTTTTCCAAAGGCCCTGAACGGACCCCTAAAATGATCTCGATCCGCCCGGTTCTTGAGAAGAGTCTGGAGATTCAAAATGACGATATAAAGGAAAAAAAGATCCGGGTGGTCAGGGAGTATGCGGAAAACCTTCCTGAAATCATGGGAGACGAAGAAGAGCTCAATCAGGTCTTTGTGAATATGATCCTGAACGCGGTGCAGGCCATGACGTTCGACGGAGTGCTTACCCTCAAGGCCGGATCCCATCTTCGAGACGGGGTGGAGTGGCTGTGCATTGAGATTCAAGACACGGGTGTGGGGATACCCGAAGAGAACCTGGACCGGATCTTCAATCCTTTCTTTACGACAAAAAGAATCGGAGAGGGAACCGGCCTCGGTCTTTCAGTCAGCCGCAGGATCGTGGAGGAACACCAGGGGAAGATCGAAGTGGAAAGCGAGCTCGGCAAGGGGAGCGCCTTCCGGGTTCTCCTGCCGGCGTTCTCCAAGAAGGAGGAGCGTACGGCATGAAAAAAGAACTCTTCCAGTTTCTCTCGAAACATCCGGTGTTCCGGAAGCTGCGGCTTGCTGAAGAAGATCGTAAAGACCTGGCCCGCTCCATAGAGGACGAGTACCTGGTCGGGTTCCTCTCCGGAATGATCCGGGAGATCGAGGAGATCATGGGGATTGATCCCAACCTGGAGCAGAAAAAGATATTGGAGATCGCAGCAGAGAGGATCGTGAGGGATCTTCAGGCTGATGCGGCCTCGATACGGCTCTTCGATCCCGAGAGTATGAGGATGACCAGTTTCGGCTCCTATCGTTTTTCCGAAGATGAGCGGGCCTCATCCATTCCGTTCAGAGAATCCATCGCCGGCAAAGTCGTTGAGCAGAACCAAAGCATCATGGTTCCGAGTATTCTCAAGAACCCCGATTATCAGAATAAGGAGATTGTGCAGAAGCGGGGACTCAACTCCCTGCTTGCCGTTCCGCTTCGAATTTCAAAGTTCATGGGGGTAGAAAACGACGTCCTCGGTTCCATTCAAATCTACTACAAAGAGGACAACCGGTATTTCGAGCCTTTGGAGGTGATTCATGCGGAGCTGCTTGCCCGCCGTGTCAGTTTTGTGCTGGCCAAGAAGAAGATCCTTGATCTTCAGAGGCTGAATGACAGGAAGGAGAAGATCGTCAATAAGATTTTCATAAAATTGAGCAACCGGGAGGGGATTAAGCTCAAAGATCTCTTTGTTCTGCTGATCCCGGAACTGGGCGAATATTTGTCCATACAGATTTGCGCTCTTTTTACGGTTTCCAGGGACCGGCAGTTTATCCGCATGGAGGCGGGCTATCCCCTGGACCGGACCTACCACGATCCTGGATACACCTTTACCGTCAGCCATCACCCTTACTTCCAGGCGGTGATTCACGGCGCCGAAGCCTGCGGGGATTACCCCTTTGAGCGGATCGCCCCGTCTTATTTGCTGATCAAGGACCCGCAGAAGAGCCGCCTGAGCAGTCCGGGTATGCGGGAATTCGTTGAACGGTATCACATCCACTCGATACTCCTTGTGCCGCTCAAGGCCGATGAGGAGATCCGGTACATGATGATGTTCTATGCCGCGGATCAACGGCAGTATTTTGCGGATGAGGAGATTGAGCTTCTGACCTTCTTCGGGAGGGAGATTATGAAGGCGTCAAGACTGGAACTGCTGGACGATGTCCTGCATGACTTCAAGAGCCCTGCCATTGCCATATCAGGTTTTGCTTCGCGCGCCAGGAAGTTGATCGAATCAAAGAACATACAAGAGGTCAGAGACAAGCTTGTATCCTATCTCGATATCATGGTCAGGGAGACCGACCGTCTTCAGGATATGGTCTTTGCCGTTGGTCTTGAAGGGAGGGAGGAGGTTTTAGATCTCAGCCAGGCCGTTCAAAAGAGACTGGAGATCAATCAGGAGACCATACTCGAGATGAGGCGTAAGAATATACAAGTCACGCCGCCTGAACTTGAACCGGATCTTCCGGTGTATTGCTCTCACTTCGGTCTTGAGCGGGTCCTTGATAATCTCCTGAGCAATGCCACCCAGGCCATACCGGATGAGGGAGGCATCCTTTCTGTGAGGACTGATCGAGAGGGGGGCATGGCCTGTCTCAAGGTCCGGAATACGGGAGAGATACCGCAAGAGAAGATCGAACAGGTCAGAAAAGGCGAGGTCAAAGGACGCGGGCTTAATATCATCTATCGTTTTATCCTGGCCAACCATGGGAGGATGGGACTCCATACCGAATCAGGCCAGACCGAATTCACCATCAAGATTCCGCTGCATCAGGCATGATTTGTAAAACTGAACCCTTGAACCCTTCAGTCCACTTTATCCAGGGCCTTGCGGACGGCATCATCCAACTCCTGCATGACGAAAGGTTTCTGGATGAAACCCTGAATGCCTTCGTCAATGAGGGTTTTCGCTTTCCCTTCCCGGCTGTATCCTGATGAGAGGAGAATCCGGACATGGGGATTGATCTCACGGAGCCTTAGTAAGGTTTCCTCACCGCTCATTCCCGGCATCATGAAGTCAAGGATGACAAGATCAATCTGATCTTTATTTTCCTGCAGGATCCTGCATGCCTCAAGTCCGCTGGTCGCGGTCCATACATGGTATCCTAATGATGTGAGAATCCTTTCCGAGAGGCGGACGAGGGTCGGATCATCATCTACCACAAGAATATTTTCTTTTTTATTTTGCATAGTCTCTTTCTTTTATTAAAAATTATAAAATCAGTAAATCACCCCAGCCTGAAGACAGGGGTGATTCATTTGGGCACCTTCTCCCAGTCTTTGAGGAATCGGGCAAGCCCGGAAGTGGTGAGAGGATGTTCCATGAGTTGTTTCATGACATTGAGCGGGATGGTAGAGATATCGGCTCCGATCAGGGCCGCTTCGAGGACATGAAGGGGATTCCGGATACTGGCCACAATGATTTCCGTCTCATAGGCATAATTCTGGTAGATGGTATCGATCTGCTCGACCAGTTCCATGCCCACTTTGCTGATGTCGTCCAGCCTTCCCACAAAGGGGCTGACATAGGCGGCGCCGGCCTTGGCCGCAACCAGGGCCTGAGTTGGGGAAAAGACAAGCGTCACATTGGTTTTGATCCCCTCGGTGCTGAGAACCCTGACGGCCTGCATGCCCGCTTGTATCATCGGGATCTTGACCACGATATTCGGATGGATCTCGGCGAGGCTTCTTGCCTCCTTGAGCATTCCTTCGGTATCGGTGCTCACCACCTCGGCATTGATCGGACCGTTGACGATGGTGCAAATCTCTTCAATGACATCCCTGAATGCCCTCCCTGTCTTGGCAACGAGAGAAGGGTTTGTGGTCACACCATCCACCATCCCAATGGACATCCCTTCTCGGATCTCGGATACATCGGCTGTGTCCATAAAAAATTTCATGGGGCCTCCTTAAAAATGGTTTAAATTTCCAATGATGATTATGACGTTCATCCGGGGCCGTAAACGACCCGATACGTTACGCTGGTTATTTTATTAAAGATTTAAATTATAAAGTTTTTCAAAGAAGATGTAAAGAATATTTTATTTTTTTGATCGCTTATCGGAAAAAGGGGATATGGCCGCAAACGCCGTATCAGAGACCCGCAGTGCGGAATTTAGGAGTTCAGAGACATGAAGGACGCGGGTTTTCAAACCCGCCCGTTTCAGCAAGTCCGTAAGATGGATCATACAAGAAGGGCAGGCCGTGGCCACCACTTCGGCTTCCGTCTCCCGAATCCGTTCGACCTTGTGCCTTCCGATCTTCAGCGAGAGATCGTAATGGCTCATGGAAAAGAGCCCCCCTCCTCCACAGCAACGGTCTGCATCCCGCATCTCGACGAACTCGACGCCGGGAAGGCTTTTGAGGATCACCCTGGGGGCCTCCCTGACCCCCATCCCATGGTTCAGATGACAGGGATCATGATAGGTCACGCGGAGCAGGGGCCGGGTTTCTTCATTGAGAATAAGATCTTTCATCAGGTTCTTGGATATCAGGAATTCCTGCAGATCCATCACTTTTCCCGGCAGGGGATCTGCGCTGCTTTCTTGAAAGAATTTCGGATAGAGTTCACGGAGCATGTACCCGCAGGTTGCACAGAGGGTGATGACGGCATCCGTTTCATAAGCGGTGAGGGCGGCAAGGTTGGTTTTCATGGCTTTTCCCGCTGTCTCATAGTCTCCCATAAAGAGCATAGGCGCTCCGCAGCAGGTCATGTTCTCAGGCACGATCACCTCAAATCCTGCGCGGTTCAAAATCCGTATGGCGGATTCTCCCCAATGCGGGAAAAAGAGATCCACGGCACATCCATAGAACAAGGCGACCCGGCCTTTGGGTTCTGATGTCGGACAGTTGACCAGGCGCCGTTTGCGGAAGGGTTTCGCGGACGCCGGGGGGATCTGCCTTGCTGCGCCGTTTTGGACATAGGGGAGGAGAGGGCGGATGGGCCGGACCCTTGAAAGGGGAGTATAGAGTTTTCTTCCCATGATGTCCATCAGGTGAGCAGAGGTTGTGAGTATCCCCGGGTTTGAAAAGATCTGCCTTGAGATGAGTTTCTGATAGAAGGGGAGACCCTTCTCACGGCTCAGGATGATTTTTGCGGCCAGATTGGCCAAGTCTGCCGATGACCCGGCCGGGCATTGCGCTGAACAGGCCTTGCAGCCGATGCAGGAGGAGAGGATGTCATTGAGATGGTCGGTCAGTTCAAGTTTCCCGGAAAGAACGGAGTCCAGCAGGGCCATCCTGCCCCGGGCGACCTGTGTCTCATCCGGGTTTTCGATATAGACCGGGCAGACGGACTGGCATGCGCCGCATAGAATACACTTTTTGACTTCTTTTTCAAATTGTTTCAGGAGGTCTTTTGTCAAGAGTAAAGCCTATCCCTCCGGGTTATCCTGCGGCGTAACTGTGCAGGCCGGATAGAACGATATTCACCCCCAGGAATGTGAAGAGAACCACGACAAAACCAAGAATAGAGATGTATGCCGTCCTTCGTCCGTGCCATCCGATGGTGATACGAGCATGAAGGTAAAGGGCATAGACGATCCAGGTGATCAGAGACCACGTCTCCTTGGGATCCCAGGACCAGTAGGTCCCCCATGCATAGTTTGCCCAGATGGCTCCGGTAATAATGACCAGGGTCATTAAGGGGAAAGCGACCATGATTGTCTTATAGGAGAGGTTGTCCAGAATTTTTTTGTCGGGGAGCGCCGGAACAAACAGGTTATAGTTGAGATGAATAACCAGATAGATCAGGGTTGCGCCCCATGAGATGAACAACATGGTCATTTCATAGGGATTGGCATGCAAACTCACTTCAGGAATTTCACGGATCTTGATAAGCAGCAGGAGAATGGACGCGCTCTGCAAAAGAAATGACGCGATCAGCGCCCCAAAAGAGACCCTGGATAATTTCTTGTTTTCAAAAACCAGGGAGGCGATATAGAGGATCATGGTGAGCATATAAAGACAGAAGACCACACGGAAAAAGGCGCCGGCATCGGGGATCGTGATCTCAACCGGGGTCTCTGTCCCGGGGTAATAAACCGGGTAGAATTTCCCATGTTCTTCCATCATCTGATTCATCCTGTAGACGCCTTGGGTCAGGATGGACATCTTGCTCACAATCATGGAAAAGCATCCGATGATGGAAACGCTGAGGGCAAAAAACTCCATCCGGACCTTATCCTTAATCAGGTAGAGAATGCTGAATCCGAAGGCGACCACGAAGGAGGCATAGGCCACGGAGGAGACGGCCACATGAAAATGGAGCCATGCGCTCTGAAGGGCCGGGACCAGAGGCTCGATCTCTTTATCCGGTGAGAGAGAGGCGATTCCCATGGCGGCCAGCGATATGGGGAGGACAAAGGCGCCGGCAATCCTGATCTTGTACTTGAATTCAATCACCAGATAGACTAGGGCGATCCCCCAGGCAAAGAAGAGAAGCGTTTCGTAGAGATTGGTGAAGGGGGGATGCGCGAGACCGGCCTCGATCCATCGCAGGATCAATCCTGCGGTCAGAGCGGCGACGCCGATGGTTGTCGAACCGGTTGCCGTATTTCCTATGAGCGCTTTCCGCGCGCCCAGGAAGATCACATAGAACATCGTTGCAATCAAAAAGGTGATTCCAGCCAGATTGAACAACGTTTGACTGATTTCAAAGAGGCCCATAATCTTCTCCCTTATGCCTTGAGGCGGTTTTTCAGCTCGTTGAATTTCTTTTCAAAGGCCATTTGATTTTTATGTGTAGTTCCTGCCAGTACAATCTCGTTTCCGCTGATCCGCGCCCATATCCGTTGGTGGGAGTGGAAAAAGGAGATGAGGAGTCCCACCACCAGGAGGCTGCACCCGATCCAGACCGTTTCCACGCCGGGGTCATAGGCCACCTGGATCCCGGTATACTGAGATCCCCAGTAGTCTTTGAACCGGATGTCAAAATGACC
Encoded proteins:
- a CDS encoding fructose-6-phosphate aldolase (similar to novel fructose-6-phosphate aldolase from Escherichia coli; enzyme from Methanocaldococcus janaschii shows transaldolase activity), with translation MKFFMDTADVSEIREGMSIGMVDGVTTNPSLVAKTGRAFRDVIEEICTIVNGPINAEVVSTDTEGMLKEARSLAEIHPNIVVKIPMIQAGMQAVRVLSTEGIKTNVTLVFSPTQALVAAKAGAAYVSPFVGRLDDISKVGMELVEQIDTIYQNYAYETEIIVASIRNPLHVLEAALIGADISTIPLNVMKQLMEHPLTTSGLARFLKDWEKVPK